The Microbacterium sp. Nx66 genome contains a region encoding:
- a CDS encoding TetR-like C-terminal domain-containing protein, which yields MAEAEREPGLLEQMRAQGNQPRCQELTDVLQDLQQRGAVRADIDVDTIVSLCFGSYFADFNRFGGDVPADLPERVASALWPAIAAFRIQRRWNPRLVSYRRDSSMSCATDRPNDAVIPVSVDMRGFDGAVESFALLERPTSMSWSWFLVMPTRLASIS from the coding sequence ATGGCCGAGGCCGAGCGGGAGCCGGGCCTGCTCGAGCAGATGAGAGCGCAAGGAAACCAACCTCGGTGCCAGGAACTCACCGACGTGCTCCAGGACCTGCAGCAGCGCGGAGCTGTGCGTGCGGACATCGATGTCGACACCATCGTCAGCCTGTGTTTCGGCAGCTACTTCGCCGACTTCAACCGATTCGGCGGCGACGTCCCCGCCGACCTCCCCGAACGAGTGGCGTCCGCCCTGTGGCCGGCCATCGCCGCCTTCCGGATTCAGCGCAGATGGAACCCTCGGCTGGTCAGCTATAGGCGCGACTCCTCCATGAGTTGTGCGACAGACAGACCGAACGATGCGGTGATACCAGTCAGTGTGGACATGCGTGGATTCGACGGTGCCGTAGAGTCCTTCGCGCTACTCGAGCGACCGACTTCGATGAGTTGGAGCTGGTTCTTGGTGATGCCCACGCGGCTCGCGAGCATTTCCTGA